The following coding sequences are from one Prochlorococcus sp. MIT 1314 window:
- the malQ gene encoding 4-alpha-glucanotransferase → MPIQTPLTKKSLGVLMHPSCIPGGTVCGTFGRGAKEWIKKLHKHGIEYWQFLPLTPTDSKGSPYSSPSSFALNPWFLDINDLIDKGFIFISNKEEFGATNQNKNHFDFDVADDLTKKLGKLLLQGWSSQSEERKIDFHKWISKNSWVEDYATFTVIKEKFNMLPWWQWPKEFKTRNKKFLESWIKERSEEVLIKKLIQWHLDEQWRAIKDFARSSNVKLIGDLPFYVSRDSADVWSNKSLFSIFKNGTLIFQSGVPPDYFSSTGQLWGTPTYFWSKHKRSNFDWWRKRFKRQFELVDLLRLDHFRGLAGYWRVSGNSKTAICGKWINSPGRTILNKLKKDLGADYLPIIAEDLGVITPDVEKLRKVFELPGMKILQFAFDGNDDNPYLPKNIEGKNWVVYTGTHDNSTSLSWWECLDDESKTKIKDEYKFSENPSWSLIEMGMDSNANLFIAPIQDILSLDDSSRLNRPGTTKNNWKWKLNIPLDDIEDNIRIYGELGNNFGRTRK, encoded by the coding sequence AGAGGAGCTAAAGAGTGGATAAAAAAGCTTCATAAGCATGGTATTGAATACTGGCAATTTTTACCTCTTACCCCTACTGACTCTAAAGGGTCTCCTTATAGTTCGCCTTCTAGTTTTGCACTTAACCCATGGTTTCTTGATATAAATGATTTAATCGATAAAGGTTTTATCTTCATTTCTAATAAAGAAGAATTTGGAGCCACTAATCAAAATAAGAACCATTTTGATTTTGATGTTGCGGATGATTTAACAAAAAAATTAGGTAAACTCCTTTTGCAAGGTTGGAGTTCCCAATCTGAAGAGAGAAAAATTGATTTTCATAAATGGATTAGCAAGAATTCTTGGGTTGAAGATTATGCAACATTTACTGTTATTAAGGAGAAATTTAATATGTTACCTTGGTGGCAATGGCCTAAAGAATTTAAAACAAGAAATAAAAAGTTTTTAGAATCATGGATTAAGGAAAGAAGTGAAGAAGTACTTATTAAAAAATTAATACAGTGGCATTTAGATGAGCAATGGCGTGCTATTAAAGACTTTGCAAGATCAAGTAATGTTAAGTTAATAGGAGATTTGCCCTTTTATGTTTCCAGGGACAGCGCCGACGTATGGAGTAATAAATCACTATTTTCAATTTTCAAAAATGGAACTTTAATATTTCAAAGTGGTGTTCCTCCTGATTATTTCTCATCAACAGGACAACTATGGGGGACCCCAACTTACTTTTGGTCAAAACATAAGAGGTCTAATTTTGATTGGTGGAGAAAAAGATTTAAAAGGCAATTTGAACTTGTTGACTTGTTAAGATTAGACCACTTCAGGGGTTTAGCAGGTTACTGGAGAGTCAGTGGTAATTCTAAAACGGCAATTTGCGGCAAATGGATAAATTCTCCAGGGCGAACAATATTAAATAAATTAAAAAAAGATTTAGGGGCTGACTATCTACCAATAATTGCCGAGGATCTGGGAGTAATAACACCAGATGTGGAAAAATTAAGAAAAGTTTTTGAACTGCCTGGAATGAAAATATTACAATTCGCTTTTGACGGCAACGACGATAACCCATACTTACCTAAGAATATTGAAGGCAAAAATTGGGTTGTTTATACAGGTACACATGATAACTCTACTTCACTTTCATGGTGGGAATGTTTAGACGATGAATCCAAAACAAAAATAAAAGATGAGTATAAATTTTCAGAAAATCCTTCGTGGAGTTTAATAGAAATGGGGATGGACTCAAATGCTAATCTCTTTATTGCTCCAATCCAAGATATATTATCTCTAGATGACTCAAGCAGATTAAATAGACCTGGCACTACAAAAAACAACTGGAAATGGAAGTTAAATATTCCTTTAGATGATATAGAAGACAATATTAGAATTTATGGTGAGCTAGGGAATAATTTCGGGCGAACTAGAAAATAG
- a CDS encoding helix-turn-helix domain-containing protein — protein MNFLNNLFLFNKKTENNKGIKHGLEDQYREIAKLVNEARIKKKLTIQELSYISRIPEQTISAIENNDKNNRPEYPFIRSILIKLEECLVLEKNALVKLASRESEPFKKEKKDFLVRRFDLINTWQGSLLYFFILVLTIFILKRYFIPTVNVIEIQNIENKIIDK, from the coding sequence ATGAATTTTTTGAATAATCTATTTTTATTTAATAAAAAAACTGAAAATAATAAAGGCATCAAGCATGGGTTGGAAGATCAGTATAGAGAAATTGCAAAGTTAGTAAATGAAGCAAGAATCAAAAAAAAACTAACAATACAAGAATTGTCATATATTTCGAGAATTCCTGAGCAAACAATAAGTGCTATTGAAAATAATGATAAAAATAATAGACCAGAGTATCCCTTTATAAGATCTATATTAATTAAGTTAGAGGAATGTTTAGTTTTAGAAAAAAATGCCTTAGTAAAATTGGCAAGTAGAGAAAGTGAACCTTTTAAGAAAGAAAAAAAAGATTTTCTTGTTAGAAGATTCGATCTTATAAATACTTGGCAGGGAAGTCTTTTGTATTTTTTTATATTAGTTTTAACTATATTTATATTAAAGAGATACTTTATTCCAACTGTGAATGTAATAGAGATTCAAAATATTGAAAATAAAATCATTGATAAATAA
- a CDS encoding AarF/ABC1/UbiB kinase family protein, whose translation MTRTYSKYSAKGDLIWLILRPWIFIPRVLYILLTFIFLFLRILFQGNSKNKNVQKNLSKYLFDVITDLGPCFIKLGQALSTRPDLVSQDWLTELTNLQDNLPPFEHKIALKIIEEELGAPANELFDEFPDSPIASASLGQVYKAKTKNNNYLAVKVQRPNLYFLIRRDVVILRFLATFLSPFLPLNIGVGIGEIIDEFGKALFDEIDYEKEGENALKFADLFKENPNVFIPNFERQFSSKRIITTSWIDGVKLRDRALLEQNNLIPASYIKTCVISGLQQLFEYGYFHADPHPGNMFALKGGNADCGNLAYVDFGMMDTITNTDRLTLIKAIVHIINEEYYLLAKDFQKLGFLTNDQDLQKLVHPLKEVLGDSLGAEVGNFNLKNVTDKFSKLMYSYPFRVPSRFALIIRAVVSQEGLALRLDPEFKILKIAYPYIAKKLLTDNSDEILEILLEVVFDKEGRIQIEKVESLLNILFGDAENINSDLIPVANAGLKLFVSKKGSEVRKNLLLSLIKDDKLEFSDAKKLIGLIRDTFSPLNIAKSAVQNFISPI comes from the coding sequence ATGACGAGAACTTATTCGAAATATTCAGCAAAAGGAGACTTGATTTGGTTGATTTTGAGACCATGGATTTTTATACCAAGAGTTTTATACATACTTTTAACTTTTATTTTTCTTTTTTTAAGAATACTTTTTCAAGGTAACAGTAAAAATAAAAATGTACAGAAAAATCTTTCAAAATATCTTTTCGATGTAATTACAGATTTAGGACCTTGTTTCATAAAATTAGGTCAGGCACTTTCAACTAGACCAGATCTTGTTAGCCAAGATTGGCTTACAGAACTAACAAACTTGCAGGATAATCTACCACCTTTTGAACACAAAATTGCTTTAAAAATAATTGAAGAGGAACTTGGAGCACCCGCTAATGAATTATTTGATGAATTCCCTGATAGTCCTATTGCCTCGGCAAGCTTAGGTCAAGTCTATAAAGCAAAAACAAAAAATAATAATTATCTGGCTGTAAAAGTACAGAGGCCAAACTTGTACTTTCTAATAAGAAGAGATGTTGTAATCTTAAGGTTTTTAGCAACTTTTTTGTCACCATTTTTGCCATTAAATATTGGGGTTGGAATTGGAGAAATAATAGACGAATTTGGTAAGGCACTTTTCGATGAAATTGACTATGAAAAAGAGGGGGAAAATGCTTTAAAGTTCGCAGATTTATTTAAAGAAAACCCCAACGTTTTTATCCCTAACTTTGAAAGACAGTTTTCATCTAAAAGGATTATTACAACCTCCTGGATTGATGGCGTGAAGTTAAGAGATCGGGCTTTATTAGAGCAAAATAACTTAATACCTGCCTCTTATATAAAAACTTGTGTAATCAGTGGACTACAGCAATTATTTGAATATGGATATTTTCATGCAGACCCCCATCCTGGAAATATGTTTGCGCTTAAAGGGGGAAATGCAGATTGTGGGAATCTAGCTTATGTTGATTTCGGAATGATGGATACAATTACAAATACAGATAGACTTACTCTCATCAAGGCAATTGTTCACATAATAAATGAAGAATATTATCTTCTTGCAAAAGATTTTCAGAAATTAGGTTTTTTAACTAATGATCAAGATCTTCAAAAACTTGTTCATCCTTTAAAAGAAGTTCTAGGTGACTCTCTAGGTGCTGAGGTTGGGAATTTTAATCTTAAAAATGTAACTGATAAATTCTCAAAACTTATGTATTCTTATCCATTTAGAGTGCCCAGTAGGTTTGCCTTGATAATAAGAGCAGTTGTTAGTCAAGAAGGTTTGGCACTAAGACTAGATCCTGAATTTAAAATTCTAAAAATCGCATATCCTTACATAGCTAAAAAACTTCTTACCGATAATTCTGATGAGATTTTAGAAATTCTTTTAGAAGTTGTTTTTGATAAAGAAGGTCGAATTCAAATAGAAAAGGTCGAAAGTTTATTAAACATTCTTTTTGGAGATGCTGAGAATATTAATTCAGATCTCATACCAGTAGCTAATGCTGGATTGAAATTATTTGTTAGTAAAAAAGGATCAGAAGTTCGAAAAAATCTTCTTCTAAGCCTTATTAAAGACGATAAATTAGAATTTAGTGATGCAAAAAAACTTATAGGTTTAATTAGAGATACCTTTAGCCCTTTAAATATTGCTAAAAGTGCGGTTCAAAATTTTATTTCTCCAATTTAG
- a CDS encoding aminotransferase class I/II-fold pyridoxal phosphate-dependent enzyme gives MSISSFLTKKFLKSLFFPAHNRGEALPKRLVKLLNNKPGHWDLPELPEIGSPLSKSGLIAESQREFSEKFMAKGCFFGVNGASGLIQSAVIAMANPGETILMPRNVHISVIKTCVMQNIIPLFFDLEFSSETGHYKPITKNWFENVLKKINFNKTKIVGVILVSPSYHGYAGELDPLIDLCHKKNLPVLVDEAHGSYFLFCENLDLPKSALLSNADLVVHSLHKSLNGLTQTAALWYKGDLVNEHNLIKSINLLQTTSPSSLLLSSCEESLKDWLNKKSLSKYQKRILDAKSIYKKLIQKNVPLIETQDPLKIILNTSKVGIDGFTADQFFYRNGLIAELPEMMTLTFCLGFANQKDFVNLFEKLWNKLIYNSKNLKTLKVLKSPFKLVQAPEIEIGIVWRSKTRSIPFSQSLNEISGDIICPYPPGIPILVPGERIDMDRFNWIKNQSTYNKDLVNFNIRVL, from the coding sequence ATGAGCATTTCATCTTTTCTAACTAAAAAGTTTTTAAAGTCACTTTTCTTTCCGGCTCATAACAGAGGGGAAGCCTTACCCAAGAGATTAGTTAAATTATTAAATAATAAGCCTGGTCATTGGGACTTACCTGAACTGCCAGAGATAGGTTCACCATTATCCAAAAGCGGACTAATCGCCGAATCGCAAAGAGAATTTTCTGAAAAATTTATGGCCAAAGGATGTTTTTTTGGAGTTAATGGAGCCTCTGGGTTAATACAATCAGCGGTAATTGCAATGGCAAATCCTGGAGAAACTATCCTAATGCCTAGGAATGTACATATAAGTGTTATAAAAACCTGTGTGATGCAAAACATAATTCCATTATTCTTTGACTTAGAATTTTCATCCGAAACTGGGCATTACAAACCAATAACAAAAAACTGGTTCGAAAATGTATTAAAAAAAATAAATTTTAACAAGACAAAAATTGTAGGAGTGATTCTTGTAAGTCCCTCTTATCATGGTTATGCAGGAGAACTAGATCCTTTAATAGATCTTTGTCATAAAAAAAATTTACCTGTTTTGGTTGATGAAGCCCATGGTTCGTATTTCCTTTTTTGTGAAAACTTAGATTTACCAAAATCAGCATTATTATCTAATGCTGATTTAGTCGTTCACTCATTGCATAAGTCGCTAAATGGATTAACTCAAACGGCAGCACTTTGGTACAAGGGGGATCTAGTAAATGAGCACAATTTAATCAAAAGTATTAATTTGCTCCAAACTACTAGTCCAAGTTCATTGTTACTTTCTTCTTGTGAAGAATCTCTTAAAGACTGGCTTAATAAAAAAAGTTTATCAAAATATCAAAAAAGAATTTTAGATGCAAAAAGTATCTACAAAAAATTAATCCAAAAGAATGTTCCTCTAATTGAAACCCAAGATCCTTTAAAAATAATATTAAATACCTCTAAGGTTGGAATTGATGGTTTTACAGCTGATCAATTCTTTTATAGGAATGGTCTTATTGCTGAATTACCAGAAATGATGACCCTCACTTTTTGCTTAGGATTTGCAAATCAAAAAGATTTTGTTAATTTATTCGAAAAGTTATGGAATAAATTAATTTACAATTCTAAAAATTTAAAAACATTAAAAGTGCTCAAATCCCCATTTAAATTAGTTCAAGCACCAGAAATTGAAATTGGAATTGTTTGGAGAAGCAAGACTCGTAGTATTCCTTTCTCCCAATCATTAAATGAAATTTCTGGAGATATTATTTGTCCGTATCCTCCTGGGATTCCTATATTAGTTCCTGGAGAAAGAATAGATATGGATAGGTTTAATTGGATAAAAAATCAAAGTACATATAACAAAGATCTGGTAAATTTTAATATAAGAGTTTTATAA
- a CDS encoding phosphatidate cytidylyltransferase: MRLKSGLLIGIFGLIVVLLGGWFFTLAIALLTYLALLEFFRMAEFKGIKPATKTTLFSCLVIIISTYLETIGLLEGEISNAVLPVCSVGICTWLLLQPKSGTISDIAASIFGLFYLGFLPSYWIKLRGLESVVISSNQGFISFENLSNTSGLNLTLTSCFLIVASDIGSYFIGKSLGKRSLSPISPSKTIEGLIGGISCSTLLAIFFAFLLNWENPFLVGILYGILISLMALVGDLIESMMKRDAKIKDSGTFLPGHGGILDRIDSYIFTPSVLYYIFVILKYFS, translated from the coding sequence ATGAGACTGAAAAGCGGATTACTTATAGGGATTTTTGGCTTAATTGTTGTTTTGTTAGGAGGATGGTTTTTTACATTGGCAATTGCATTACTTACTTATTTAGCATTATTAGAATTTTTTAGGATGGCCGAATTTAAAGGGATAAAACCAGCAACAAAAACTACATTATTTTCATGCTTAGTTATTATAATTTCTACTTATCTCGAGACCATAGGTTTGCTTGAAGGAGAGATATCAAATGCAGTCTTGCCTGTCTGTTCAGTTGGAATATGCACATGGTTACTTTTGCAACCAAAATCTGGAACAATTTCTGATATTGCAGCCTCAATTTTTGGATTATTTTATTTAGGTTTTCTGCCTAGTTACTGGATAAAGTTAAGGGGATTAGAGTCAGTGGTAATAAGTTCAAATCAAGGCTTTATCTCGTTTGAAAACTTGTCAAATACTTCAGGGCTGAATTTAACTTTAACTTCTTGTTTTTTAATCGTAGCGAGTGATATTGGTTCTTACTTTATTGGGAAGTCATTAGGCAAAAGATCCCTTTCTCCAATATCTCCGAGTAAAACTATAGAAGGTTTAATTGGAGGAATATCCTGCTCAACTTTGCTAGCAATATTCTTCGCATTTTTACTTAATTGGGAAAATCCATTTTTAGTTGGAATTTTATATGGAATTTTAATTTCTCTTATGGCCTTAGTTGGAGATTTAATTGAATCAATGATGAAGAGAGATGCAAAAATAAAAGATTCAGGAACTTTTTTACCTGGTCATGGAGGTATTCTTGACCGAATTGACAGCTATATTTTTACTCCATCTGTTTTATATTACATTTTTGTAATTCTTAAATATTTTAGTTAA
- a CDS encoding alpha/beta hydrolase, with product MTKTNFEQLSDLNVEFFERAKLSLLDPLGIYLANDVKWIKLNEKWNFLKFPVVIGGKGEPILLLHGFDSSFLEFRRIYQALKRDFQVIIPDLLGFGFSPRCATNEYNPQKIISYLIDILETLEITNNLKIIGASMGGSTALKLAFEIPNSIDKIILLSPAGLFGEPKNIPFPLNQIGASFLGLQQVRKSLCRQAFAYPDKYVGEMEEQIASIHLGCKGWRNSLASFAKSGGFAGTHKYIQNIPIKTLCGENDRIIGKKEIKNIKEIEKLNFIGLQNCGHLPHVDLPSLSSKIIHDYFCNKF from the coding sequence TTGACTAAAACTAATTTCGAACAACTTAGTGATTTAAACGTTGAATTTTTTGAGAGGGCAAAATTGTCACTATTAGACCCATTAGGTATTTATTTAGCAAACGATGTTAAGTGGATAAAACTTAATGAAAAATGGAACTTTTTGAAATTCCCAGTAGTCATTGGAGGAAAAGGTGAACCTATACTTCTCTTGCATGGCTTTGATAGTAGTTTTTTGGAGTTTAGGAGAATATATCAGGCATTAAAGAGAGATTTTCAAGTTATAATCCCTGATCTGTTGGGTTTTGGTTTTAGTCCTAGGTGCGCAACAAATGAATACAATCCTCAGAAGATAATTTCATATTTAATTGATATCCTAGAAACCCTAGAAATTACAAATAATCTAAAAATTATTGGTGCTTCTATGGGAGGATCAACAGCTTTAAAACTTGCTTTTGAAATTCCAAATTCTATAGATAAAATAATTCTATTATCTCCCGCCGGATTGTTCGGTGAACCTAAGAATATTCCTTTCCCTCTTAACCAAATTGGGGCCTCATTTCTAGGGTTGCAACAAGTCAGAAAAAGTCTTTGCAGACAAGCATTTGCTTATCCAGATAAATATGTTGGTGAAATGGAAGAGCAAATTGCTTCAATTCATTTAGGTTGTAAAGGATGGAGGAATTCACTGGCATCATTTGCAAAAAGTGGAGGGTTCGCTGGAACACATAAATATATTCAAAATATTCCAATCAAAACACTTTGCGGAGAAAATGATCGAATTATTGGTAAAAAAGAAATTAAAAATATAAAAGAAATTGAAAAATTAAATTTTATAGGTTTGCAAAATTGTGGTCATCTTCCTCATGTAGACCTTCCATCATTGTCTAGTAAGATTATTCATGATTATTTTTGTAATAAATTCTAA
- a CDS encoding iron-containing alcohol dehydrogenase, with product MQTISPEIIFRGKDAWVNALPQITKITKSPLILGRSIHTGKPRNKIFRDLKNHNLHVNSANLQFDCCFEDISRIKKIILKNKHDSVIAAGGGKVLDSGKYIAECLNIPCITVPLSASTCAGWTALSNIYTKNGQFIRDIVLRSCPKILVYDHEFIQTAPSRTLASGIADALAKWYESSITSSAIDDGLVQQAIQISRVLRDQLLIDGAKAFKGEFEDNPSWRNTIEACGLTAGLVGGIGGEKCRTAAAHAIHNAITQIITPNKFFHGEIVGVGLLLQLRLEEMKNNNKLADQSIKQLMVLMNELKLPTTIAQLGINVFENQNLDKIANFTCRDKSEIHFLPFEIRKQDIVELITNFEQQKLKI from the coding sequence ATGCAGACAATTTCTCCAGAAATCATATTTAGGGGAAAAGATGCTTGGGTAAATGCTCTACCTCAAATTACTAAAATAACTAAAAGTCCTTTAATTTTAGGGAGAAGCATTCATACTGGTAAACCAAGAAATAAAATTTTTAGAGATTTAAAAAATCATAATCTTCATGTTAATTCTGCTAATTTACAATTTGATTGTTGTTTCGAAGATATTTCAAGAATCAAGAAAATAATCTTAAAGAATAAACATGATTCTGTTATCGCAGCTGGAGGCGGCAAAGTTCTTGATTCTGGGAAATATATAGCAGAATGTCTTAATATTCCCTGTATTACAGTGCCTCTTAGCGCCTCTACATGTGCTGGTTGGACGGCTTTATCGAATATTTATACAAAAAATGGCCAATTTATTCGGGATATTGTATTAAGATCTTGTCCAAAAATCCTAGTATATGATCATGAATTCATTCAAACAGCTCCATCAAGAACACTTGCAAGTGGAATAGCAGATGCTTTAGCAAAATGGTATGAATCCTCAATAACAAGTTCAGCAATAGATGATGGCCTTGTACAACAAGCTATTCAGATATCAAGGGTTTTAAGAGACCAATTACTAATAGATGGAGCTAAAGCTTTTAAGGGTGAATTTGAAGATAATCCTTCTTGGAGAAATACTATAGAAGCATGTGGGCTTACAGCGGGATTAGTAGGAGGTATTGGAGGAGAAAAGTGTAGAACAGCCGCAGCACATGCTATTCATAATGCGATAACACAGATAATTACCCCAAATAAATTTTTTCATGGTGAGATAGTTGGAGTTGGATTATTATTGCAATTAAGACTTGAAGAAATGAAAAATAATAATAAATTAGCCGATCAATCGATTAAACAATTGATGGTACTAATGAACGAATTGAAATTGCCAACTACTATTGCACAATTGGGAATAAATGTTTTTGAGAATCAAAATTTAGATAAAATTGCTAATTTTACTTGTAGAGATAAATCTGAGATTCACTTCTTGCCTTTTGAAATTAGGAAACAAGACATAGTTGAGCTTATTACTAATTTCGAACAACAAAAATTAAAAATATAA
- a CDS encoding ATP-dependent Clp protease ATP-binding subunit: protein MFERFTEKAIKVIMLAQEEARRLGHNFVGTEQILLGLIGEGTGVAAKVLKSLGVNLKDSRIEVEKIIGRGSGFVAVEIPFTPRAKRVLELSLEEARQLGHNYIGTEHLLLGLIREGEGVAARVLENLSVDLTKIRTQVIRMLGETTEVGAGNNSSKGNLKTATLDEFGTNLTKLASESKLDPVVGRHEEIDRVVQILGRRTKNNPVLIGEPGVGKTAIAEGLAQRIQLGDIPDILEEKRVLTLDIGLLVAGTKYRGEFEERLKKIMEEIKSAGNVILVIDEVHTLIGAGAAEGAIDAANILKPALARGELQCIGATTLDEYRKHIERDAALERRFQPVMVGEPSIEDTIEILKGLRERYEQHHRLKITDDALEAAAHLGDRYISDRFLPDKAIDLIDEAGSRVRLINSKLPPEAKQIDKELRQVQKQKEESVRDQNFDQAGQLREKEMELSAKIKEVLENQKESTIEDESNIASNSVKSDSKLLQNPLVSEEDVAHIVASWTGVPVQKLTETESVKLLNMEETLHQRLIGQDEAVKAVSRAIRRARVGLKNPNRPIASFIFSGPTGVGKTELTKSLASYFFGSEEAMIRLDMSEFMERHTVSKLIGSPPGYVGFNEGGQLTEAVRRRPYTVVLFDEVEKAHPDVFNLLLQLLEDGRLTDSKGRTVDFKNTLLIMTSNIGSKVIEKGGGGLGFEFSGDSVEDSQYNRIKSLVNEELKQYFRPEFLNRLDEIIVFRQLTKNEVKEIAEIMLLEVFERLKDKGIKLNVTDAFKERLVEEGYNPSYGARPLRRAVMRLLEDSLAEEVLSGRIKDGDTALVDIDDNKKVTINISSEESPQELASANF, encoded by the coding sequence ATGTTTGAAAGATTTACAGAAAAGGCAATAAAAGTCATTATGCTCGCCCAAGAGGAAGCAAGAAGGCTTGGTCATAATTTTGTTGGTACAGAGCAAATTCTATTGGGTTTAATTGGCGAGGGAACTGGAGTCGCTGCAAAGGTCCTTAAATCTCTTGGGGTTAATCTTAAAGACTCAAGGATAGAGGTAGAAAAGATAATTGGTAGAGGTTCAGGTTTTGTAGCAGTTGAAATACCCTTTACTCCTAGAGCGAAAAGAGTTTTAGAGTTATCTCTGGAAGAAGCTCGTCAACTAGGTCATAACTATATAGGAACTGAACATCTATTGTTAGGATTAATAAGAGAAGGTGAGGGTGTAGCAGCGAGAGTTCTTGAAAATCTTAGTGTTGATCTTACCAAAATAAGAACTCAGGTCATAAGGATGCTAGGCGAAACTACCGAAGTTGGAGCTGGAAATAATTCAAGTAAGGGTAATTTGAAAACTGCTACTTTAGATGAATTTGGAACAAATTTAACAAAGCTAGCTTCTGAATCAAAACTAGATCCAGTAGTTGGACGTCACGAAGAAATAGATCGTGTAGTTCAAATATTAGGTAGAAGGACTAAAAATAATCCAGTACTTATTGGAGAACCTGGGGTAGGTAAAACTGCTATTGCAGAAGGTTTAGCTCAGAGAATACAGTTGGGAGACATTCCCGACATACTTGAAGAGAAAAGAGTTTTAACCCTTGATATAGGCCTTTTAGTAGCCGGAACAAAATATAGAGGAGAATTTGAAGAAAGATTAAAAAAAATAATGGAAGAAATCAAATCTGCAGGTAACGTAATACTTGTCATAGATGAAGTGCATACTTTAATTGGTGCTGGAGCCGCTGAAGGAGCTATAGATGCTGCAAATATACTTAAGCCAGCATTAGCCCGAGGAGAACTTCAATGTATTGGAGCAACAACGCTCGATGAATATAGAAAACACATCGAAAGAGATGCTGCATTAGAAAGAAGATTCCAACCGGTCATGGTAGGAGAACCCTCAATTGAAGATACAATCGAAATCTTAAAAGGACTTAGAGAACGTTATGAACAACATCATCGTCTAAAAATAACTGATGATGCTTTAGAGGCTGCAGCACATCTTGGAGATCGTTACATATCTGATAGGTTTTTGCCTGATAAAGCGATTGACCTTATTGATGAGGCTGGTAGCAGAGTTCGTTTAATTAATTCTAAACTTCCACCCGAAGCCAAACAAATAGATAAAGAACTACGTCAAGTTCAAAAGCAAAAGGAAGAATCTGTAAGAGACCAGAATTTTGATCAGGCAGGCCAATTAAGAGAAAAAGAGATGGAACTGTCTGCAAAAATCAAAGAGGTGCTTGAGAACCAAAAAGAATCTACAATCGAGGATGAATCTAATATCGCTTCAAACTCAGTTAAAAGTGATTCAAAGCTTTTACAAAATCCCCTTGTTAGTGAAGAGGACGTAGCACATATCGTAGCATCATGGACAGGTGTTCCTGTTCAAAAACTAACAGAAACAGAATCTGTCAAGCTTCTTAACATGGAGGAAACTCTCCACCAAAGACTTATTGGACAAGATGAAGCAGTAAAGGCTGTATCCAGAGCTATTAGAAGAGCAAGAGTTGGATTAAAAAATCCTAACAGACCCATAGCAAGTTTTATTTTTTCAGGCCCTACTGGTGTAGGTAAAACTGAATTGACCAAATCTTTAGCTTCATATTTCTTCGGAAGTGAAGAAGCAATGATCAGATTAGATATGTCAGAATTCATGGAGAGACATACAGTTAGTAAACTTATAGGTTCTCCTCCAGGATATGTTGGTTTTAATGAAGGTGGACAGCTTACTGAGGCGGTAAGAAGACGTCCATATACAGTTGTTTTATTTGATGAGGTAGAAAAGGCCCATCCAGATGTATTTAATTTATTATTGCAGCTACTTGAAGACGGTAGGTTAACAGATTCAAAGGGCAGAACTGTAGATTTTAAAAATACTTTGCTAATAATGACCTCTAATATTGGTTCAAAAGTTATCGAGAAAGGTGGAGGCGGATTAGGATTTGAATTTTCCGGTGATTCTGTTGAAGATAGTCAATATAATAGAATAAAATCTCTAGTCAATGAAGAGCTAAAGCAATACTTTAGACCTGAATTTTTAAATAGACTAGATGAAATAATTGTATTCAGGCAACTAACCAAAAATGAGGTTAAAGAAATTGCTGAAATTATGTTGCTAGAGGTTTTTGAAAGATTAAAAGATAAAGGCATTAAGTTAAATGTCACTGATGCTTTTAAAGAAAGACTTGTAGAAGAAGGCTATAATCCTTCTTATGGAGCAAGACCTCTAAGGAGGGCTGTTATGCGCTTACTAGAAGATAGTTTGGCTGAAGAAGTTCTTTCAGGGAGAATAAAAGATGGAGATACCGCTTTAGTTGATATAGATGATAATAAAAAAGTTACAATTAATATTTCTTCTGAAGAATCTCCTCAGGAGCTAGCAAGTGCTAACTTTTAG
- a CDS encoding GNAT family N-acetyltransferase codes for MISIKQINEKDIDLCYELDSNTIALWSKKQWSNEFKKEGIKVFGLLLANLVIGICVLQVVLDEAQINYFVVKQKFRKKGFGSYLMSYLIKRCRLLNLTKILLEVSDSNINAEKFYSSFDFFTVGIRRNYYRDGSDALLKEKELMTKK; via the coding sequence ATGATATCTATTAAACAAATAAATGAGAAAGATATTGATTTATGTTATGAATTAGATTCAAATACGATTGCGTTATGGAGCAAAAAGCAATGGTCTAACGAATTCAAAAAAGAAGGAATAAAAGTCTTTGGATTATTGCTTGCAAATTTAGTAATAGGAATATGCGTTTTGCAAGTAGTTCTTGATGAAGCTCAAATAAATTATTTTGTGGTGAAGCAGAAATTTAGGAAAAAAGGTTTTGGATCATATTTAATGAGTTATTTAATAAAACGATGTAGATTATTAAATTTAACAAAAATACTATTGGAAGTTTCTGATAGTAATATTAATGCTGAAAAATTCTATAGCAGCTTTGATTTTTTTACTGTGGGAATAAGAAGAAACTATTATAGAGATGGATCAGATGCTCTTTTAAAAGAAAAAGAATTAATGACTAAAAAATAA